In the Novosphingobium sp. 9 genome, one interval contains:
- a CDS encoding LysM peptidoglycan-binding domain-containing M23 family metallopeptidase, with protein MHVVGPGETLNGIANRAGVEPREIAEENGLEAPFVVHVGQKLDIPRGDASVDAERTARRVIAARGPQDPDASPAPAPQAPLADSHIVTAGETLSGIARKAGLSQSLIAEANGIAAPYSVRVGQHLILPRSRTHVVAAGETTFSIAYDLAMPWEQIATANNLDPKAPPRVGQRLIIPTVMGKPMQPGASALPAVAAAPIATPSPAKPSTARFAWPLKGAIRRGYSPSGSTHDGLDIAGAEGAPVRAAAAGTVVFAGAEDKYHQFGNLVVVDHGNGWATAYGFLQRVTVKQGETVRSGERVGIVGDTGLAKSTELHFEVRHDGKPVDPLDALPPAP; from the coding sequence GTGCATGTTGTGGGCCCCGGCGAGACGCTGAACGGCATCGCCAACCGCGCCGGAGTGGAACCGCGCGAAATCGCCGAGGAAAACGGCCTCGAAGCCCCGTTCGTGGTCCATGTCGGCCAGAAGCTCGACATCCCGCGCGGCGATGCCTCGGTCGATGCCGAGCGCACCGCACGCCGCGTGATCGCCGCACGCGGACCGCAGGACCCAGACGCATCGCCCGCCCCTGCCCCGCAGGCGCCATTGGCAGACAGCCATATCGTCACCGCCGGGGAGACCCTGAGCGGCATCGCCCGCAAGGCCGGTCTGTCGCAAAGCCTGATTGCCGAGGCCAACGGCATCGCAGCACCCTACAGCGTGCGTGTCGGCCAGCACCTGATCCTGCCGCGAAGCCGCACCCATGTCGTGGCGGCGGGCGAAACCACGTTCAGCATCGCTTACGATCTGGCTATGCCGTGGGAGCAGATCGCGACCGCCAACAACCTCGACCCCAAAGCCCCGCCCCGCGTCGGTCAACGACTGATCATCCCCACCGTGATGGGCAAACCGATGCAACCGGGGGCCTCCGCCCTCCCCGCCGTCGCAGCGGCTCCGATCGCAACCCCCTCGCCCGCCAAGCCCTCCACAGCGCGCTTTGCCTGGCCGCTCAAGGGCGCGATCCGTCGCGGGTACAGCCCTAGCGGCTCCACACATGACGGCCTCGATATCGCAGGTGCCGAAGGCGCTCCGGTACGGGCGGCCGCCGCAGGAACCGTCGTCTTCGCCGGTGCCGAGGACAAGTATCACCAGTTCGGCAATCTGGTGGTCGTCGATCATGGCAATGGCTGGGCCACCGCCTATGGCTTCCTCCAGCGCGTGACCGTGAAGCAGGGCGAAACCGTGCGATCCGGGGAACGCGTGGGCATCGTGGGCGATACCGGGCTTGCCAAGAGCACCGAACTGCACTTCGAGGTTCGCCACGACGGCAAACCGGTCGATCCGCTGGACGCGCTGCCTCCCGCGCCCTAA
- the surE gene encoding 5'/3'-nucleotidase SurE — protein MRILLTNDDGINAPGLYVLEKIAAQLSDDIWICAPSEEQSGAGHSLTLNRPVRLHQHAERRFSVSGTPTDSVTLGIKKAMPGLPDLILSGVNRGANLGDDVTYSGTVSAAMEGALAGIPSIALSQVPTREDAGRNVDFSAAEEWGAKVLRPLLDMAFAPRTLINVNFPPVLGSDVQGVRVVRQGFHDYARGSVVEGIDPRGFPYFWFGLHGIEHTPGRDTDLEAIAQNCISVTPLHVDLTHTASMAALSARYAQ, from the coding sequence ATGCGCATCCTGCTCACCAACGACGACGGCATCAACGCGCCCGGCCTCTATGTGCTGGAGAAGATCGCCGCGCAGCTTTCGGACGATATCTGGATCTGCGCGCCGAGCGAGGAACAGTCCGGCGCCGGGCACTCACTGACGCTGAACCGCCCGGTGCGGCTGCACCAGCACGCCGAGCGACGTTTCTCGGTGAGCGGGACGCCAACCGATTCGGTGACGCTGGGGATCAAGAAGGCCATGCCCGGCCTGCCTGACCTGATCCTCTCAGGCGTCAATCGCGGGGCGAACCTCGGCGACGACGTGACCTATTCGGGCACGGTTTCCGCCGCCATGGAAGGCGCGCTGGCAGGCATCCCCTCGATCGCGCTGAGCCAGGTCCCGACCAGAGAAGACGCTGGCAGGAATGTCGATTTCTCCGCCGCAGAGGAATGGGGCGCCAAGGTCCTGCGCCCGCTGCTCGACATGGCGTTCGCGCCCCGCACGCTCATTAACGTGAATTTCCCGCCCGTGCTGGGCAGCGATGTTCAGGGTGTGCGCGTGGTCCGTCAGGGCTTTCACGATTATGCACGCGGCTCGGTGGTCGAAGGCATAGACCCGCGCGGCTTCCCCTACTTCTGGTTCGGCCTCCATGGCATCGAGCACACGCCGGGCCGTGACACCGATCTTGAGGCCATCGCGCAGAACTGCATCTCGGTGACACCGCTGCACGTCGATCTCACGCACACCGCCTCGATGGCCGCCCTTTCGGCACGGTACGCCCAGTGA
- a CDS encoding potassium channel family protein produces MARHRVNPLSFRPLRRALRVPVWADVGLRLGAAFALIGLVVLVHWMDRGGLKDTHDNTVSFLDVVYFTMISITTTGFGDIAPVSDRARLIEAVLVTPIRLAVITIFVGTAYNFIIKRSWETWRMRRIQERLKDHIVVLGFGVSGSEAVHELVARGTEPGQIVVVDPSPARLAHAESMGCNVMEGDATRDETLTAVRISTARTVLVSAGRDDTSVLIVLTARHLAPSVPITVVVRADDNEQLARQAGANNVINPVRFTGLLLAGSAEGQHTADYMSDLASAEGRVQLVERPIRPEEVGRPLESIGTGKGLRVYRGKRMIGFWESEAHVLEPGDVIMEIAVTAPR; encoded by the coding sequence ATGGCCAGACATCGCGTCAATCCCCTCAGCTTCCGCCCTTTGCGCAGGGCCTTGCGCGTACCGGTCTGGGCTGACGTGGGCCTGCGCCTTGGTGCAGCCTTTGCGTTGATCGGGCTGGTGGTACTGGTCCACTGGATGGACCGTGGCGGCCTCAAGGACACGCACGACAACACCGTCAGTTTCCTCGATGTCGTCTATTTTACGATGATCTCGATCACCACGACCGGCTTTGGCGACATTGCTCCGGTCAGCGATCGCGCAAGGCTGATCGAGGCTGTTCTGGTGACGCCGATCCGTCTTGCCGTCATCACCATCTTCGTGGGCACGGCCTATAACTTCATCATCAAGCGCAGTTGGGAGACCTGGCGTATGCGGCGCATACAGGAACGCCTGAAAGACCATATCGTCGTGCTCGGCTTTGGCGTGAGCGGTTCGGAAGCCGTACACGAACTGGTCGCGCGCGGCACCGAACCGGGACAGATAGTGGTCGTCGATCCCTCGCCCGCACGCCTCGCGCATGCCGAATCGATGGGCTGCAACGTCATGGAAGGCGATGCGACTCGCGACGAGACACTCACCGCCGTGCGCATTTCCACCGCGCGTACCGTGCTGGTTTCCGCCGGGCGCGACGATACCTCGGTGTTGATCGTGCTGACGGCGCGCCATCTGGCCCCCAGCGTGCCGATCACTGTCGTCGTACGCGCCGACGATAACGAGCAACTCGCCCGGCAAGCAGGTGCAAACAACGTCATCAACCCGGTGCGTTTTACCGGGCTTCTACTGGCAGGCTCGGCGGAAGGGCAGCACACGGCGGACTACATGTCCGACCTCGCCTCAGCCGAAGGCCGCGTGCAACTGGTCGAACGCCCGATCCGCCCGGAGGAAGTCGGACGCCCGCTGGAGAGCATCGGCACCGGCAAGGGCCTGCGCGTCTATCGGGGCAAACGGATGATCGGCTTCTGGGAATCCGAAGCGCATGTTCTCGAACCCGGCGATGTTATCATGGAAATAGCCGTCACCGCACCGCGATGA